The stretch of DNA ACCTCCCGCGGACGCCGATTTGGGGGCCGAGTAGTAGCGAATGTTCTGATAATCGATTGGCGGATAGTTAACCTTGGCCCAATGAGGCTCCTTCATCGTCTGCCACTTTCGGAAGGCCTTCAATCGCCACTCGGTCATCCACTCCGGCTCATTCTTTTTCGCCGAAATGGCCCGAATGATGTCCTCGTTCAGGCCTTTGGGCAGCTCGTCGGTTGGGATGTCGGTGACAAAGCCGTACTGATACTCCTGAACCAGCTTGCTATCGGTTTCGAGTTTGTGAGCGGTCTCCGCCGTATTCATGCCATCTCCCTCCGCAGACTCGTTAGACAAGGACTTCTTTGCCAAATCGGTCGCGAATCCAGTCATACCCGTTGAGCTCGACCTCCTTGACTAGTTCGGGGCCGCCGGAGAGCGCAATCCGGCCGTCGATCAGGACGTGCAGATGATCAGGCTTGATATAATTCAGAATCCGCTCGTAGTGCGTGATGACCAACAGCCCGAAATTCGGGCCGATCATCCGGTTCACTCCTTTGGCGACAATCCGCAGCGCATCGATGTCCAAACCGGAATCGGTCTCGTCGAGGATCGCCAGCGAAGGCTTCAGCATCAGCATCTGAAGAATTTCCATTCGCTTCTTCTCGCCACCCGAGAACCCGTCATTCAAAAACCGGTTCAAAAACTCCTCATTCATTTCGAAGAACTTCAGATTTTCCCGAAGCTCCTTCAAAAATTCAGCGGGCTTGACCGCATCCTTCCCAAATCGGGCTTCGGCTGCGCTCTTGAGAAATTTGGCCACGCTGATCCCGGGGATGGCCACCGGATACTGAAAGGCCAGGAACAAGCCCAGACGCGCGCGCTCGTCCGGCTCCAGCTCGAGGATGTTCCGCCCGCGAAAGATCACCTCGCCTTCGGTAACTTCATAGGCCGGGTGGCCCATAATCACGCTGGACAATGTACTTTTGCCCGACCCGTTAGGACCCATCAGGGCATGGATTTCTCCGGGATTGATCACGAGGTCCACGCCCTTGAGGATTTCCTTCTCTTCCGTTCTCGCGCGAAGGTTTCGAATTTCAAAGAATGGCGTCTGATCGGTCGTCATATTTCATCTCCTCTCTCGTCAACGTGCCGCCTGACTGCGAATTTATTGCATCGCGTCCGGCGCCTGAGCCTTACAAATCAAATCCCAGTTCAAGCCTCACCTCTTCCGACATTTTGTCCGGTCCCCACGGTGGGTCCCAAACCACATTCACCTTGGCGTCAGTGATGCCCTTCAAGCTTTTCAGCGTGTCCTTGACCTGGTGGATTAAGTAAGGGCCGTAGGGGCATCCGGGCGACGTCAAGGTCATGTCCACCTCGAGTGACGGACCACTTATGCGGATATCGTAAACGAGACCAAGGTCGACAATATTCATATGCAGTTCCGGGTCAAAAATGCCGCGAAGGATTTCGCGGACCTGGTCCGGCGTCCACACCACATCGTTTGAGGGCATGCCAGCCCCCTCCGACGGGGCGCCCGTCTGCTCTGGCGATATGGAATCTTGAAGTTGATCAGTCATCGAACCATTCCCTGACTGGAAAAGCCACGAAATTGCTCGAGCGGAATTGAATAGATGAACTGCTGCAGCCGAGATTGCATCGCCTGCATCGGCTCTCGGATCGTACAATAACAAAGTTGATCGCAATCCGACGGATTTGCCTGGCAGTCCGTCAATCGGATCGGACCCTCCACGGCTTCGATGACCATTCCCAAGTTTAGGCTCTCGAGCGGCCGTGCCAGCCGATAACCGCCGCGCACGCCGGGCGTGGACTGTACAATCGACGCCCGCGCCAGCGCCTGAAGAACCTTGCCCAACAATTCAGCAGGAATCTGATAGCGCTCGGCAATGCCCTTCGACGAACACCACTCGGATGGCTTCGCCTCAGCCATGTGCAGGATCGCCATCACCGCGTATTCCACCCGTTTGGTCAACGACAGCATAATTCCGGACAAATTTTGTCTGCATTTCGTTAAAAAAAATCGAAATAGTCAGAGGAACTTATACTTTTTATCCCCCCTCATGTCAATGGTCGAGCATTGGTTAAATACGATTGAGCTGACAGCCTCAGCTGCCATGTTTGGCGTGATATGGATGGTTCAACTCCTAGTCTATCCGTCATTCCGCGACGTAAGGTCTGACAAGTGGGAATTCTATCACAGACGCCACACGAGGCGGATCACCTTCCTAGTCGCCCCTCTGATGCTCCTGGAAGCTGTCGCCGGCATTGCACTCTGGATTCAAGCGGAGGTCCTTTCTGTCGCACGATGCGGAGCGATCGGCTGTCTCGCGATACTGTGGCTTTCAACTTTTTTTATTCAAGTTCCTCTGCACCAAGTCGTTGAAAGAGGTTTTGCTCTTACAGCCATCGAAAAATTGATACAAACGAACTGGATCCGAACCGTTGCGTGGACCCTCAAGCTGATTTTTGTACTCGTAGATTACACACAACACTCCTAATGGCCACTAGCTTGATCGAGTATCGGTAGCGGCGAGGAAGTGCGTCGGGGCCTGCCGGAATCGATAGGGAGTTCATGCTTTCTCGCATTCGTTCTGGGTCCCAATAAATAATCTGCCGTATGCCGGTACCT from Kiritimatiellia bacterium encodes:
- the sufC gene encoding Fe-S cluster assembly ATPase SufC, whose translation is MTTDQTPFFEIRNLRARTEEKEILKGVDLVINPGEIHALMGPNGSGKSTLSSVIMGHPAYEVTEGEVIFRGRNILELEPDERARLGLFLAFQYPVAIPGISVAKFLKSAAEARFGKDAVKPAEFLKELRENLKFFEMNEEFLNRFLNDGFSGGEKKRMEILQMLMLKPSLAILDETDSGLDIDALRIVAKGVNRMIGPNFGLLVITHYERILNYIKPDHLHVLIDGRIALSGGPELVKEVELNGYDWIRDRFGKEVLV
- a CDS encoding metal-sulfur cluster assembly factor — encoded protein: MTDQLQDSISPEQTGAPSEGAGMPSNDVVWTPDQVREILRGIFDPELHMNIVDLGLVYDIRISGPSLEVDMTLTSPGCPYGPYLIHQVKDTLKSLKGITDAKVNVVWDPPWGPDKMSEEVRLELGFDL
- a CDS encoding Rrf2 family transcriptional regulator, coding for MLSLTKRVEYAVMAILHMAEAKPSEWCSSKGIAERYQIPAELLGKVLQALARASIVQSTPGVRGGYRLARPLESLNLGMVIEAVEGPIRLTDCQANPSDCDQLCYCTIREPMQAMQSRLQQFIYSIPLEQFRGFSSQGMVR